A DNA window from Acomys russatus chromosome 7, mAcoRus1.1, whole genome shotgun sequence contains the following coding sequences:
- the LOC127192419 gene encoding mas-related G-protein coupled receptor member B8-like encodes MDSSISYRKQDIFLNGRDDTETSSCNIVSYTPVVLSFIIALIGLAGNATVLWLLCFRVHRNAFSVYILNLAGANFLFLCSGILDYLEVIIGLFHPMKINISSSFLYSLYIFAYLAGVSILTAISAEHWLSVIWPIWYQRGRPKQTSAVICTLLWALSLLLSILEWQGCIHLLNIHNADWCVKLKIIILVWLFVLFFILSRSNQAMLVRIFCGSQKTPVTRLYVTIVLTVVVFLICGLPFGISVFLLKWTEDVDSIVHCESFWGIILLLSSVSSCANPVICLLVGSIRHCQCQCGDLRLLLERALQDSPEKESEGHEESTTL; translated from the coding sequence ATGGATTCCAGCATCTCATACAGGAAGCAAGACATATTTCTGAATGGAAGAGATGACACTGAAACTTCATCTTGTAACATCGTGTCCTATACCCCAGTTGTGCTTTCCTTCATCATTGCCCTGATTGGGCTTGCTGGAAATGCCACAGTGCTGTGGCTTCTGTGTTTCCGTGTGCACAGGAATGCCTTCTCTGTCTACATCCTCAACCTGGCTGGTGcaaacttcctctttctctgctctggcATTCTAGATTACCTGGAAGTCATCATTGGCCTCTTCCATCCCATGAAGATCAACATCTCATCATCGTTTTTGTATAGCTTGTACATTTTTGCTTACCTTGCTGGTGTGAGCATACTCACAGCCATTAGTGCTGAGCACTGGTTGTCTGTCATTTGGCCCATTTGGTATCAGCGTGGACGCCCAAAACAAACATCAGCTGTCATTTGTACTCTGCTCTGGGCTCTATCCCTGCTGTTGAGCATCCTGGAATGGCAGGGTTGCATACACCTACTTAATATACATAATGCTGATTGGTGTGTGAAACTAAAAATCATCATTCTTGTAtggctatttgttttatttttcatactttcTCGGTCCAATCAGGCCATGCTCGTCAGGATCTTCTGTGGATCACAGAAGACTCCTGTGACCAGGCTGTATGTGACCATTGTGCTCACAGTGGTGGTCTTCCTGATCTGTGGCCTCCCTTTTGGGATTAGTGTCTTCCTCCTAAAGTGGACAGAGGATGTTGATTCTATTGTGCATTGTGAATCATTTTGGGGGATAATATTGCTCCTATCCTCTGTTAGCAGCTGTGCCAATCCCGTCATTTGCTTACTCGTTGGCTCTATTAGGCACTGCCAATGCCAGTGTGGGGATCTCAGGCTGCTTCTGGAGAGAGCATTGCAGGACAGTCctgagaaagaaagtgaaggcCACGAAGAGAGCACTACACTCTAG